The Flexivirga oryzae genomic interval ATCGTGGCGACCGCGTCATACAACGGGGTGGAGTCCAGCACCCGTTTACGCCCGACCAGTCCGGCAGCCTTGGCCACCTGCAGCACGGCATCGAAGATCCGGTCCGGCGCATCCGAGGCGGCCAGCCGGGCCCGCATATCAACCAGCACCGTGTGCACGAATCCCGGGTAATCGAAGTCCAGCCCGCCCGCCGCGTACTTCCACCGGGCGTCGAACGCGAACCGGTCGACCGCTTCCCGGTCACTGCACCCCTCGAAACGTTGCAACACCATCACCACCGCCACGATCATCGGCGGTACCGACCGGCGACCAACATCGGTGAACAAGTCCGCGAACATCTCGTCCGGGAACAACCGGTGGCACTGCCGGTGCAACAACCCGTAGATCGAGTCTTCGCCGATCCGCGGCTCGCAGAACGCGGTCGTCGAACGGAACAAATCAGCCTGGCTCGGAGTCACTCCCAACGTCACAGGCCAATCCTCCCGAACCCAGCACCAAGCAACACGGACCGCCACGCCACGAAAAACACCAGCGACCTAGGCGTCAGCTGCGGGTGTCCGCTGCCAGAAGACCAACCTGTTCCCGAACGGGTCGGCGATGGTCATCGTGTCGCCCCAGGGGTTGTGCTGGATGCCGGGTCGCGCGTTGCGGTGCCGCTTCGCGAGCAGCTTCGCGTGGTAGTCCGCCAGATCCTGCTCGACGATCAGCACGCCCGAGCCGGGTGTCGCGTCGCCGTGGTGCTCCGACAGGTGGAGCGCCGCGGCGCCGCGCGTCACCTGCGCGTAGACGGGCAGGTCGGGCTCGTACTGTTGGTCCCACTCCCACTCGAACTCCAGGAACTCGCAGTAGAACTCGCGAGCGAGGCGATGGTCGAAGACCCGCAGGATCGGCACGACCAGCTGCTCGTGAGCGGTCTCCGTCTCGGCCGAGTTCGGCCGGCCGAGCGCTGCGAACGTGTTCCAGTCGCGGAATCCGGCCGCATGTGCGGCCGCCTCCAGCACCTGGGAATGACTGACCGGTCCTCCACGCAACTCACGCGCGAGCCGCTTGGCTTCTTCTATGGTGATCACGAATGACCTTCCGGCGCGGTGTATTCCGGGTCCTGCGTTGCCGGCCCGCACCTGAGGGTTCGGATCAGCGAGAGTATGTCGCCCGGCGGTTCACCATCAAGGCAGGAGGCGGGTCCACCGGTCACCCAGGACCAGCGTACTGCGCTCCGGCGCCGCGGCAGCGCTGGTTCGCAGGTCCCGCGCCGGATCCATCAGATCGATCG includes:
- a CDS encoding glyoxalase superfamily protein; amino-acid sequence: MITIEEAKRLARELRGGPVSHSQVLEAAAHAAGFRDWNTFAALGRPNSAETETAHEQLVVPILRVFDHRLAREFYCEFLEFEWEWDQQYEPDLPVYAQVTRGAAALHLSEHHGDATPGSGVLIVEQDLADYHAKLLAKRHRNARPGIQHNPWGDTMTIADPFGNRLVFWQRTPAADA